The [Flavobacterium] thermophilum genome has a segment encoding these proteins:
- a CDS encoding cytochrome c oxidase accessory protein CcoG, whose product MNVVQSRIIMMFAMILTLFSLLLPIRPASAASGVVLFTPYTGLSVTPGETIDYTVNVINNGSNIENVTFSFDHLPKGWSTSITAEGRTIEQLSVRGGKEEEVTLEVTVPLDVDKGDYRFWLVAKGDSGSSKLPLLVRVTEQGSFKTELTSEQTNLEGHADSSFTYDVTLKNRTAKTQNYALSSAAEKGWQVTFKSEGNSVTSVKLEPNESRDITVEVKPPENVKAGTYKIPIKAQTSDTSAELTLEAVITGTYALKLTTPSGNLSTDVTAGHERVIDLVVKNTGSAPLLNINMTADAPPDWEVEFDQSTIAQLNPGDSKTVKAKVKASDEAIAGDYVVNFQAQTAETSAEAAFRVSVKTSTVWGVVAVLIILGVAGGLYYLIKTYGRR is encoded by the coding sequence GTGAATGTCGTGCAAAGCAGGATCATCATGATGTTCGCCATGATCTTGACTCTCTTTTCGCTTCTTCTTCCGATCCGCCCGGCATCGGCGGCAAGCGGTGTTGTTCTCTTCACGCCATACACCGGGCTTTCCGTGACGCCGGGGGAAACAATCGACTATACGGTCAATGTCATCAACAACGGTTCCAACATTGAAAACGTCACCTTCTCGTTTGACCACCTGCCGAAAGGATGGTCGACTTCGATTACCGCTGAGGGGAGAACGATTGAGCAGCTGTCCGTCCGAGGCGGAAAAGAAGAAGAGGTCACGTTGGAAGTGACCGTGCCGCTGGATGTCGACAAGGGGGATTACCGCTTTTGGCTCGTCGCGAAAGGGGACAGTGGTTCATCGAAATTGCCGCTGCTTGTCCGCGTGACGGAACAAGGATCGTTTAAAACGGAACTGACGTCGGAACAAACGAACCTCGAGGGGCACGCGGATTCGAGCTTCACGTATGATGTCACGCTGAAAAATCGAACTGCCAAGACGCAAAATTACGCGTTAAGTTCGGCGGCGGAAAAAGGTTGGCAAGTCACGTTTAAATCGGAAGGCAATTCCGTTACGTCGGTGAAACTCGAGCCGAATGAATCAAGAGACATTACCGTAGAGGTCAAACCGCCGGAAAATGTGAAAGCGGGCACGTACAAAATCCCGATCAAAGCGCAAACGAGCGATACGTCGGCTGAGCTGACGTTAGAAGCGGTCATTACGGGCACGTATGCGCTCAAACTGACGACGCCGTCAGGAAACTTAAGCACCGATGTGACGGCGGGGCATGAACGGGTGATCGATCTTGTCGTCAAAAACACCGGAAGCGCTCCACTTTTGAACATCAATATGACGGCTGACGCTCCGCCTGATTGGGAAGTGGAATTCGATCAAAGCACGATCGCCCAGCTGAACCCGGGCGATTCCAAAACAGTCAAGGCGAAAGTGAAAGCGTCGGATGAAGCGATCGCTGGGGATTATGTTGTCAACTTCCAGGCGCAAACGGCGGAAACGTCGGCGGAGGCGGCGTTCCGCGTCTCGGTCAAAACGTCGACCGTTTGGGGAGTGGTGGCGGTGTTGATCATTCTCGGGGTGGCCGGAGGGCTATACTATTTGATCAAAACATACGGGAGGAGGTAA